From Stigmatopora nigra isolate UIUO_SnigA chromosome 5, RoL_Snig_1.1, whole genome shotgun sequence, a single genomic window includes:
- the farp2 gene encoding FERM, ARHGEF and pleckstrin domain-containing protein 2 isoform X1, which produces MGEMEGSYRVLQTPGTRLGAQFNAGISTLEPGQALSTNVVVVPAKTPGRGLQVRVQGLDESLEFFDLDPRAFGQDLLSEVFLRGNLIERDYFGLEFQNMQMNWLWLEPTKLIVKQIRRPSNSLFRLAVKFFPPDPGQLQEEFTRYLFSLQMKRDLMEGRLICTENTGALLASHLVQSEIGDYDAATDHDFLMNNKLLPYQEKVREAIVDYHRRNLGQTPAESDYQILEIARKLEMYGVRFHPAADREGTKINLAVAHLGLQVFQGHTKINTFNWSKIRKLSFKRKRFLIKLHPEVHGPHQDTLEFMMGSRDQCKVFWKICVEYHSFFRLFDQPQAKPKTLLFNRGSSFRYSGRTQKQLVEYARENGAKRTPYQRRNSKIQMSSRSLSIDVPKQNSSFNERLRPPRSPLSSATSFNAPPISVNLRKDHLVHNHHQHHAPSPATPPESPSRQAPVPPKEDAVNGSGPPPHYAFPDGALDGPRLSPFDSGAAGGPLCLSPSFQMSTLSLPGQNAATATATNTTATSPLQSPVPSEVGSNARIEEEEEGRRKRYPADKAYFIAKEILTTERTYLKDLEVITVWFRSAVIKENAMPDSLMTLLFSNIDPIYEFHRGFLKELDQRLALWEGRSNAHVKGDYQRIGDVMLKNMSALKGFTSYLQKHDEVLTELEKASKRLKKLETVYKEFELQKVCYLPLNTFLLKPIQRLMHYKLILERLCKHYGSAHRHHIDCKEALKEVAEMAAQLESSLIRLENFQKLTELQRDLIGIDNLTAPGREFIREGCLYKLTKKGLQQRMFFLFSDMLLYTSKGVTATNQFKVHGQLPLHGMILIILDAPVEESEKEWAVPHCFTIYSAHRTIVVAASSKMEMNKWIEDLNMAIDLAKKSQEKSSIFLDTSLSDHSNRSSDEVSLEQESEDEMNSSRTSLDKQANHNHHHHRANTTMHVCWHRNTSVSMSDHSLAVENQLSGYLLRKFKNSNGWQKLWVVFTNFCLFFYKTHQDDFPLASLPLLGYKVSAPEEADAIHKDYVFKLQFKSHVYFFRAESEYTFERWMEVIKSAATATGRVNLLVPSQDGDPPAEMNIK; this is translated from the exons cCAAGAGCTTTTGGACAGGATCTTCTCTCGGAGGTGTTTCTGCGAGGAAACCTGATCGAGAGGGATTACTTTGGACTGGAGTTTCAGAACATGCAGATGAACTGG CTTTGGCTGGAGCCCACCAAACTCATCGTGAAACAAATCAGAA gaccCTCAAATTCTCTCTTTCGATTGGCTGTGAAATTCTTCCCTCCAGACCCCGGTCAGCTGCAAGAGGAGTTCACCAG GTACTTGTTCTCTTTGCAGATGAAAAGGGACCTGATGGAGGGCCGTTTGATCTGCACAGAAAACACCGGAGCCCTCCTGGCCTCGCACCTCGTCCAAT CTGAGATCGGCGATTACGATGCGGCTACCGATCACGACTTCCTGATGAACAACAAGCTGCTGCCTTATCAAGAAAAGGTCCGGGAAGCCATTGTCGACTACCATCGCAGAAACCT TGGCCAGACCCCCGCCGAATCCGATTACCAAATTTTAGAGATTGCCCGCAAGCTGGAGATGTACGGCGTGCGTTTCCACCCGGCCGCCGACCGGGAAGGCACCAAGATCAACTTGGCTGTGGCTCATCTGGGTCTCCAGGTCTTTCAG GGACACACCAAAATAAACACCTTCAACTGGTCCAAGATTCGCAAGCTGAGCTTCAAGAGGAAGCGCTTTCTGATTAAACTTCACCCCGAAGTCCAC GGCCCCCATCAAGACACTCTCGAGTTCATGATGGGAAGCAGGGACCAGTGCAAGGTCTTCTGGAAAATCTGCGTGGAGTATCACTCCTTTTTTCGTCTTTTTGACCAACCACAAGCGAAACCCAAGACCCTACTTTTTAACCGTGGATCTTCTTTCCGATACAG TGGGCGTACGCAGAAGCAGCTTGTGGAGTATGCCCGGGAAAACGGCGCTAAAAGAACCCCTTACCAGAG GAGGAACAGCAAAATACAAATGTCGTCTCGCTCCCTCTCCATCGATGTGCCAAAACag AACTCGTCGTTCAACGAGCGCCTCCGACCGCCACGCTCCCCCCTATCGTCCGCCACGTCCTTCAACGCTCCGCCCATCTCCGTCAACCTCCGGAAGGACCACCTCGTTCACAATCACCACCAACACCACGCGCCATCGCCCGCCACGCCGCCAGAATCCCCCTCACGGCAGGCTCCCGTCCCCCCGAAGGAAGACGCCGTCAACGGCTCCGGCCCCCCACCTCACTACGCTTTCCCAG ATGGGGCATTGGACGGTCCCCGGCTCTCCCCCTTTGACAGCGGCGCCGCCGGTGGCCCCCTTTGCCTGTCACCCTCCTTCCAGATGTCCACGCTCAGCCTCCCCGGCCAGAACGCCGCCACTGCCACCGCCACTAACACCACCGCCACCTCGCCGTTGCAAAGCCCCGTCCCGAGCGAGGTGGGCAGCAATGCCAGaatagaggaggaggaggagggcagGAGGAAG AGGTATCCCGCCGACAAGGCCTACTTCATTGCCAAAGAGATTTTGACTACGGAGAGAACCTACCTGAAGGACTTGGAAGTCATCACTGTC TGGTTCCGCAGTGCAGTGATTAAGGAGAACGCCATGCCCGACAGTCTAATGACGCTGCTCTTCTCCAACATCGATCCCATTTACGAGTTCCACCGTGGTTTCCTCAAAGAGCTGGACCAGCGCCTCGCCCTCTG GGAGGGTCGCTCTAACGCACACGTCAAGGGCGACTACCAGAGAATCGGCGATGTCATGCTGAAGAACATGTCCGCCCTcaag GGCTTCACCAGCTACTTACAGAAGCACGACGAGGTTTTGACAGAACTGGAAAAAGCCAGCAAGCGCCTAAAGAAGCTGGAGACGGTTTACAAGGAGTTTGAGCTCCAGAAAGTGTGCTACCTGCCACTCAACACTTTCCTCCTCAAGCCCATCCAGCGCCTCATGCACTACAAACTCATCCTTGAACGTCTGTGCAAGCACTATGGCTCCGCCCACCGACATCACATCGACTGCAAAG AAGCGTTGAAGGAGGTGGCGGAGATGGCCGCCCAACTTGAGAGCAGCCTGATCCGACTGGAGAACTTCCAGAAGCTTACCGAGCTCCAGCGAGACCTCATCGGGATCGATAATTTGACCGCACCTGGACGG GAGTTCATACGGGAGGGATGCCTCTACAAGTTGACCAAAAAGGGCCTCCAGCAAAGAATGTTCTTCCTG TTCTCCGACATGCTCCTTTATACCAGCAAAGGCGTCACGGCGACCAATCAGTTCAAAGTGCACGGCCAGCTCCCCCTCCACGGCATGATT CTCATCATTTTGGACGCTCCG GTGGaagagagcgagaaagagtgGGCGGTCCCTCACTGTTTCACCATCTACTCTGCACACAGAACCATCGTGGTGGCGGCCAG CTCCAAAATGGAGATGAACAAATGGATCGAGGACCTCAACATGGCCATAGACTTGGCCAAGAAGTCTCAGGAGAAGTCCAGCATCTTCCTGGACACCAGTCTCTCAGACCACTCCAATC GCTCTTCGGACGAAGTTTCTCTGGAGCAGGAATCGGAGGACGAAATGAACTCGTCTCGTACGTCTCTGGACAAGCAGGCCaaccacaaccaccaccaccaccgcgcCAACACCACCATGCACGTGTGCTGGCACCGCAACACCAGCGTGTCCATGTCCGACCACAGCTTGGCTGTGGAG AACCAATTGTCGGGGTACCTCTTGAGGAAGTTTAAGAACAGCAACGGATGGCAAAAACTTTGGGTGGTTTTCACCAACTTCTGCCTCTTCTTCTATAAAACCCACCAG GATGATTTCCCACTGGCAAGCCTGCCCCTGCTGGGCTACAAAGTCAGCGCGCCCGAAGAAGCGGACGCCATCCACAAGGATTACGTCTTCAAATTGCAGTTTAAGTCGCACGTCTACTTCTTCCGGGCTGAAAGCGAATACACATTTGAAAG ATGGATGGAAGTGATCAAGAGCGCGGCCACCGCCACGGGTCGCGTCAACCTGCTGGTACCCTCCCAAGATGGAGACCCTCCAGCCGAGATGAACATAAAATGA
- the farp2 gene encoding FERM, ARHGEF and pleckstrin domain-containing protein 2 isoform X3, with protein sequence MGEMEGSYRVLQTPGTRLGAQFNAGISTLEPGQALSTNVVVVPAKTPGRGLQVRVQGLDESLEFFDLDPRAFGQDLLSEVFLRGNLIERDYFGLEFQNMQMNWLWLEPTKLIVKQIRRPSNSLFRLAVKFFPPDPGQLQEEFTRYLFSLQMKRDLMEGRLICTENTGALLASHLVQSEIGDYDAATDHDFLMNNKLLPYQEKVREAIVDYHRRNLGQTPAESDYQILEIARKLEMYGVRFHPAADREGTKINLAVAHLGLQVFQGHTKINTFNWSKIRKLSFKRKRFLIKLHPEVHGPHQDTLEFMMGSRDQCKVFWKICVEYHSFFRLFDQPQAKPKTLLFNRGSSFRYSGRTQKQLVEYARENGAKRTPYQRRNSKIQMSSRSLSIDVPKQNSSFNERLRPPRSPLSSATSFNAPPISVNLRKDHLVHNHHQHHAPSPATPPESPSRQAPVPPKEDAVNGSGPPPHYAFPDGALDGPRLSPFDSGAAGGPLCLSPSFQMSTLSLPGQNAATATATNTTATSPLQSPVPSEVGSNARIEEEEEGRRKRYPADKAYFIAKEILTTERTYLKDLEVITVWFRSAVIKENAMPDSLMTLLFSNIDPIYEFHRGFLKELDQRLALWEGRSNAHVKGDYQRIGDVMLKNMSALKGFTSYLQKHDEVLTELEKASKRLKKLETVYKEFELQKVCYLPLNTFLLKPIQRLMHYKLILERLCKHYGSAHRHHIDCKEALKEVAEMAAQLESSLIRLENFQKLTELQRDLIGIDNLTAPGREFIREGCLYKLTKKGLQQRMFFLFSDMLLYTSKGVTATNQFKVHGQLPLHGMILIILDAPVEESEKEWAVPHCFTIYSAHRTIVVAASSKMEMNKWIEDLNMAIDLAKKSQEKSSIFLDTSLSDHSNLSPSASPELPPRYLLGQGQRPNTITHVCWYRNQNLSLTDYLRMNQNQLSGYLLRKFKNSNGWQKLWVVFTNFCLFFYKTHQDDFPLASLPLLGYKVSAPEEADAIHKDYVFKLQFKSHVYFFRAESEYTFERWMEVIKSAATATGRVNLLVPSQDGDPPAEMNIK encoded by the exons cCAAGAGCTTTTGGACAGGATCTTCTCTCGGAGGTGTTTCTGCGAGGAAACCTGATCGAGAGGGATTACTTTGGACTGGAGTTTCAGAACATGCAGATGAACTGG CTTTGGCTGGAGCCCACCAAACTCATCGTGAAACAAATCAGAA gaccCTCAAATTCTCTCTTTCGATTGGCTGTGAAATTCTTCCCTCCAGACCCCGGTCAGCTGCAAGAGGAGTTCACCAG GTACTTGTTCTCTTTGCAGATGAAAAGGGACCTGATGGAGGGCCGTTTGATCTGCACAGAAAACACCGGAGCCCTCCTGGCCTCGCACCTCGTCCAAT CTGAGATCGGCGATTACGATGCGGCTACCGATCACGACTTCCTGATGAACAACAAGCTGCTGCCTTATCAAGAAAAGGTCCGGGAAGCCATTGTCGACTACCATCGCAGAAACCT TGGCCAGACCCCCGCCGAATCCGATTACCAAATTTTAGAGATTGCCCGCAAGCTGGAGATGTACGGCGTGCGTTTCCACCCGGCCGCCGACCGGGAAGGCACCAAGATCAACTTGGCTGTGGCTCATCTGGGTCTCCAGGTCTTTCAG GGACACACCAAAATAAACACCTTCAACTGGTCCAAGATTCGCAAGCTGAGCTTCAAGAGGAAGCGCTTTCTGATTAAACTTCACCCCGAAGTCCAC GGCCCCCATCAAGACACTCTCGAGTTCATGATGGGAAGCAGGGACCAGTGCAAGGTCTTCTGGAAAATCTGCGTGGAGTATCACTCCTTTTTTCGTCTTTTTGACCAACCACAAGCGAAACCCAAGACCCTACTTTTTAACCGTGGATCTTCTTTCCGATACAG TGGGCGTACGCAGAAGCAGCTTGTGGAGTATGCCCGGGAAAACGGCGCTAAAAGAACCCCTTACCAGAG GAGGAACAGCAAAATACAAATGTCGTCTCGCTCCCTCTCCATCGATGTGCCAAAACag AACTCGTCGTTCAACGAGCGCCTCCGACCGCCACGCTCCCCCCTATCGTCCGCCACGTCCTTCAACGCTCCGCCCATCTCCGTCAACCTCCGGAAGGACCACCTCGTTCACAATCACCACCAACACCACGCGCCATCGCCCGCCACGCCGCCAGAATCCCCCTCACGGCAGGCTCCCGTCCCCCCGAAGGAAGACGCCGTCAACGGCTCCGGCCCCCCACCTCACTACGCTTTCCCAG ATGGGGCATTGGACGGTCCCCGGCTCTCCCCCTTTGACAGCGGCGCCGCCGGTGGCCCCCTTTGCCTGTCACCCTCCTTCCAGATGTCCACGCTCAGCCTCCCCGGCCAGAACGCCGCCACTGCCACCGCCACTAACACCACCGCCACCTCGCCGTTGCAAAGCCCCGTCCCGAGCGAGGTGGGCAGCAATGCCAGaatagaggaggaggaggagggcagGAGGAAG AGGTATCCCGCCGACAAGGCCTACTTCATTGCCAAAGAGATTTTGACTACGGAGAGAACCTACCTGAAGGACTTGGAAGTCATCACTGTC TGGTTCCGCAGTGCAGTGATTAAGGAGAACGCCATGCCCGACAGTCTAATGACGCTGCTCTTCTCCAACATCGATCCCATTTACGAGTTCCACCGTGGTTTCCTCAAAGAGCTGGACCAGCGCCTCGCCCTCTG GGAGGGTCGCTCTAACGCACACGTCAAGGGCGACTACCAGAGAATCGGCGATGTCATGCTGAAGAACATGTCCGCCCTcaag GGCTTCACCAGCTACTTACAGAAGCACGACGAGGTTTTGACAGAACTGGAAAAAGCCAGCAAGCGCCTAAAGAAGCTGGAGACGGTTTACAAGGAGTTTGAGCTCCAGAAAGTGTGCTACCTGCCACTCAACACTTTCCTCCTCAAGCCCATCCAGCGCCTCATGCACTACAAACTCATCCTTGAACGTCTGTGCAAGCACTATGGCTCCGCCCACCGACATCACATCGACTGCAAAG AAGCGTTGAAGGAGGTGGCGGAGATGGCCGCCCAACTTGAGAGCAGCCTGATCCGACTGGAGAACTTCCAGAAGCTTACCGAGCTCCAGCGAGACCTCATCGGGATCGATAATTTGACCGCACCTGGACGG GAGTTCATACGGGAGGGATGCCTCTACAAGTTGACCAAAAAGGGCCTCCAGCAAAGAATGTTCTTCCTG TTCTCCGACATGCTCCTTTATACCAGCAAAGGCGTCACGGCGACCAATCAGTTCAAAGTGCACGGCCAGCTCCCCCTCCACGGCATGATT CTCATCATTTTGGACGCTCCG GTGGaagagagcgagaaagagtgGGCGGTCCCTCACTGTTTCACCATCTACTCTGCACACAGAACCATCGTGGTGGCGGCCAG CTCCAAAATGGAGATGAACAAATGGATCGAGGACCTCAACATGGCCATAGACTTGGCCAAGAAGTCTCAGGAGAAGTCCAGCATCTTCCTGGACACCAGTCTCTCAGACCACTCCAATC TTTCTCCTTCCGCATCCCCCGAACTGCCTCCTCGGTACCTTCTGGGTCAGGGCCAGAGACCTAACACCATCACACACGTTTGCTGGTACCGCAACCAGAACTTGTCACTAACCGATTACCTGCGCATGAACCAG AACCAATTGTCGGGGTACCTCTTGAGGAAGTTTAAGAACAGCAACGGATGGCAAAAACTTTGGGTGGTTTTCACCAACTTCTGCCTCTTCTTCTATAAAACCCACCAG GATGATTTCCCACTGGCAAGCCTGCCCCTGCTGGGCTACAAAGTCAGCGCGCCCGAAGAAGCGGACGCCATCCACAAGGATTACGTCTTCAAATTGCAGTTTAAGTCGCACGTCTACTTCTTCCGGGCTGAAAGCGAATACACATTTGAAAG ATGGATGGAAGTGATCAAGAGCGCGGCCACCGCCACGGGTCGCGTCAACCTGCTGGTACCCTCCCAAGATGGAGACCCTCCAGCCGAGATGAACATAAAATGA
- the farp2 gene encoding FERM, ARHGEF and pleckstrin domain-containing protein 2 isoform X2: protein MGEMEGSYRVLQTPGTRLGAQFNAGISTLEPGQALSTNVVVVPAKTPGRGLQVRVQGLDESLEFFDLDPRAFGQDLLSEVFLRGNLIERDYFGLEFQNMQMNWLWLEPTKLIVKQIRRPSNSLFRLAVKFFPPDPGQLQEEFTRYLFSLQMKRDLMEGRLICTENTGALLASHLVQSEIGDYDAATDHDFLMNNKLLPYQEKVREAIVDYHRRNLGQTPAESDYQILEIARKLEMYGVRFHPAADREGTKINLAVAHLGLQVFQGHTKINTFNWSKIRKLSFKRKRFLIKLHPEVHGPHQDTLEFMMGSRDQCKVFWKICVEYHSFFRLFDQPQAKPKTLLFNRGSSFRYSGRTQKQLVEYARENGAKRTPYQRRNSKIQMSSRSLSIDVPKQNSSFNERLRPPRSPLSSATSFNAPPISVNLRKDHLVHNHHQHHAPSPATPPESPSRQAPVPPKEDAVNGSGPPPHYAFPDGALDGPRLSPFDSGAAGGPLCLSPSFQMSTLSLPGQNAATATATNTTATSPLQSPVPSEVGSNARIEEEEEGRRKRYPADKAYFIAKEILTTERTYLKDLEVITVWFRSAVIKENAMPDSLMTLLFSNIDPIYEFHRGFLKELDQRLALWEGRSNAHVKGDYQRIGDVMLKNMSALKGFTSYLQKHDEVLTELEKASKRLKKLETVYKEFELQKVCYLPLNTFLLKPIQRLMHYKLILERLCKHYGSAHRHHIDCKEALKEVAEMAAQLESSLIRLENFQKLTELQRDLIGIDNLTAPGREFIREGCLYKLTKKGLQQRMFFLFSDMLLYTSKGVTATNQFKVHGQLPLHGMIVEESEKEWAVPHCFTIYSAHRTIVVAASSKMEMNKWIEDLNMAIDLAKKSQEKSSIFLDTSLSDHSNRSSDEVSLEQESEDEMNSSRTSLDKQANHNHHHHRANTTMHVCWHRNTSVSMSDHSLAVENQLSGYLLRKFKNSNGWQKLWVVFTNFCLFFYKTHQDDFPLASLPLLGYKVSAPEEADAIHKDYVFKLQFKSHVYFFRAESEYTFERWMEVIKSAATATGRVNLLVPSQDGDPPAEMNIK from the exons cCAAGAGCTTTTGGACAGGATCTTCTCTCGGAGGTGTTTCTGCGAGGAAACCTGATCGAGAGGGATTACTTTGGACTGGAGTTTCAGAACATGCAGATGAACTGG CTTTGGCTGGAGCCCACCAAACTCATCGTGAAACAAATCAGAA gaccCTCAAATTCTCTCTTTCGATTGGCTGTGAAATTCTTCCCTCCAGACCCCGGTCAGCTGCAAGAGGAGTTCACCAG GTACTTGTTCTCTTTGCAGATGAAAAGGGACCTGATGGAGGGCCGTTTGATCTGCACAGAAAACACCGGAGCCCTCCTGGCCTCGCACCTCGTCCAAT CTGAGATCGGCGATTACGATGCGGCTACCGATCACGACTTCCTGATGAACAACAAGCTGCTGCCTTATCAAGAAAAGGTCCGGGAAGCCATTGTCGACTACCATCGCAGAAACCT TGGCCAGACCCCCGCCGAATCCGATTACCAAATTTTAGAGATTGCCCGCAAGCTGGAGATGTACGGCGTGCGTTTCCACCCGGCCGCCGACCGGGAAGGCACCAAGATCAACTTGGCTGTGGCTCATCTGGGTCTCCAGGTCTTTCAG GGACACACCAAAATAAACACCTTCAACTGGTCCAAGATTCGCAAGCTGAGCTTCAAGAGGAAGCGCTTTCTGATTAAACTTCACCCCGAAGTCCAC GGCCCCCATCAAGACACTCTCGAGTTCATGATGGGAAGCAGGGACCAGTGCAAGGTCTTCTGGAAAATCTGCGTGGAGTATCACTCCTTTTTTCGTCTTTTTGACCAACCACAAGCGAAACCCAAGACCCTACTTTTTAACCGTGGATCTTCTTTCCGATACAG TGGGCGTACGCAGAAGCAGCTTGTGGAGTATGCCCGGGAAAACGGCGCTAAAAGAACCCCTTACCAGAG GAGGAACAGCAAAATACAAATGTCGTCTCGCTCCCTCTCCATCGATGTGCCAAAACag AACTCGTCGTTCAACGAGCGCCTCCGACCGCCACGCTCCCCCCTATCGTCCGCCACGTCCTTCAACGCTCCGCCCATCTCCGTCAACCTCCGGAAGGACCACCTCGTTCACAATCACCACCAACACCACGCGCCATCGCCCGCCACGCCGCCAGAATCCCCCTCACGGCAGGCTCCCGTCCCCCCGAAGGAAGACGCCGTCAACGGCTCCGGCCCCCCACCTCACTACGCTTTCCCAG ATGGGGCATTGGACGGTCCCCGGCTCTCCCCCTTTGACAGCGGCGCCGCCGGTGGCCCCCTTTGCCTGTCACCCTCCTTCCAGATGTCCACGCTCAGCCTCCCCGGCCAGAACGCCGCCACTGCCACCGCCACTAACACCACCGCCACCTCGCCGTTGCAAAGCCCCGTCCCGAGCGAGGTGGGCAGCAATGCCAGaatagaggaggaggaggagggcagGAGGAAG AGGTATCCCGCCGACAAGGCCTACTTCATTGCCAAAGAGATTTTGACTACGGAGAGAACCTACCTGAAGGACTTGGAAGTCATCACTGTC TGGTTCCGCAGTGCAGTGATTAAGGAGAACGCCATGCCCGACAGTCTAATGACGCTGCTCTTCTCCAACATCGATCCCATTTACGAGTTCCACCGTGGTTTCCTCAAAGAGCTGGACCAGCGCCTCGCCCTCTG GGAGGGTCGCTCTAACGCACACGTCAAGGGCGACTACCAGAGAATCGGCGATGTCATGCTGAAGAACATGTCCGCCCTcaag GGCTTCACCAGCTACTTACAGAAGCACGACGAGGTTTTGACAGAACTGGAAAAAGCCAGCAAGCGCCTAAAGAAGCTGGAGACGGTTTACAAGGAGTTTGAGCTCCAGAAAGTGTGCTACCTGCCACTCAACACTTTCCTCCTCAAGCCCATCCAGCGCCTCATGCACTACAAACTCATCCTTGAACGTCTGTGCAAGCACTATGGCTCCGCCCACCGACATCACATCGACTGCAAAG AAGCGTTGAAGGAGGTGGCGGAGATGGCCGCCCAACTTGAGAGCAGCCTGATCCGACTGGAGAACTTCCAGAAGCTTACCGAGCTCCAGCGAGACCTCATCGGGATCGATAATTTGACCGCACCTGGACGG GAGTTCATACGGGAGGGATGCCTCTACAAGTTGACCAAAAAGGGCCTCCAGCAAAGAATGTTCTTCCTG TTCTCCGACATGCTCCTTTATACCAGCAAAGGCGTCACGGCGACCAATCAGTTCAAAGTGCACGGCCAGCTCCCCCTCCACGGCATGATT GTGGaagagagcgagaaagagtgGGCGGTCCCTCACTGTTTCACCATCTACTCTGCACACAGAACCATCGTGGTGGCGGCCAG CTCCAAAATGGAGATGAACAAATGGATCGAGGACCTCAACATGGCCATAGACTTGGCCAAGAAGTCTCAGGAGAAGTCCAGCATCTTCCTGGACACCAGTCTCTCAGACCACTCCAATC GCTCTTCGGACGAAGTTTCTCTGGAGCAGGAATCGGAGGACGAAATGAACTCGTCTCGTACGTCTCTGGACAAGCAGGCCaaccacaaccaccaccaccaccgcgcCAACACCACCATGCACGTGTGCTGGCACCGCAACACCAGCGTGTCCATGTCCGACCACAGCTTGGCTGTGGAG AACCAATTGTCGGGGTACCTCTTGAGGAAGTTTAAGAACAGCAACGGATGGCAAAAACTTTGGGTGGTTTTCACCAACTTCTGCCTCTTCTTCTATAAAACCCACCAG GATGATTTCCCACTGGCAAGCCTGCCCCTGCTGGGCTACAAAGTCAGCGCGCCCGAAGAAGCGGACGCCATCCACAAGGATTACGTCTTCAAATTGCAGTTTAAGTCGCACGTCTACTTCTTCCGGGCTGAAAGCGAATACACATTTGAAAG ATGGATGGAAGTGATCAAGAGCGCGGCCACCGCCACGGGTCGCGTCAACCTGCTGGTACCCTCCCAAGATGGAGACCCTCCAGCCGAGATGAACATAAAATGA
- the boka gene encoding bcl-2-related ovarian killer protein homolog A, translated as MEMLRRSSVFAAEVFERSPTDKELVSQAKALCRDYIQSRLGRAGIGWSKPDQLASWWGTQGDVSAVLLWLGDELEYLRPSVYRNVARQLNITVASENVLTDAFLAVAADIFSTGVTWGKVVSLYAVAGSLAVDCVRHGHPAMVHTIVDCMGEFVRKSLSTWLKRRGGWVDLTKCVVSTEVGLRSHWLVLSLCTFGHYVKAGVLYLLRDK; from the exons ATGGAGATGTTACGCCGCTCTTCCGTGTTCGCCGCCGAGGTTTTTGAGCGCTCGCCCACCGACAAGGAGCTGGTGTCCCAAGCCAAGGCGCTCTGTCGGGACTACATCCAATCCAGGTTGGGTCGCGCTGGCATCGGCTGGTCCAAGCCCGACCAACTCGCCTCTTGGTGGGGGACCCAAGGCGACGTGTCGGCGGTGCTCTTGTGGTTGG ggGACGAGTTGGAGTATCTTCGCCCCAGCGTTTATCGTAACGTTGCGCGACAGCTCAACATCACGGTGGCGTCGGAAAACGTGCTGACGGACGCCTTCCTGGCCGTGGCCGCCGACATCTTTTCCACTG GTGTAACATGGGGTAAGGTGGTGTCTTTGTACGCGGTTGCTGGTTCCCTAGCCGTGGATTGCGTTCGCCACGGCCACCCCGCCATGGTCCATACCATCGTGGACTGCATGGGGGAGTTTGTCCGCAAAAGTCTGTCCACTTGGCTGAAACGTAGAGGAGGATGG gtgGACCTGACCAAATGTGTGGTGAGCACGGAGGTTGGTTTGCGTTCCCATTGGTTGGTGTTGTCTCTGTGCACCTTTGGACACTACGTCAAGGCTGGGGTGCTTTACCTCCTCAGGGACAAGTGA